In Paractinoplanes brasiliensis, the following proteins share a genomic window:
- a CDS encoding tyrosine-type recombinase/integrase: MGTRKPNGASSIYKGRDGKWHGRVTMGVRDDGKPDRRHVERKTEAEVTREVRKLERERDSGRVRKAGSSWTVEKWLTYWVENIAAPSVKANTTAGYRVAVNVHLIPGIGAHRLEKLTPEHIEKLTQKMQKNGSKPATAHQAFRTLRTALNEAMRRGHLTQNPASLAKSPRLTVIEVEPYSVAEVQRILEAAGDRRNSARWAIALALGLRQGEALGLKWDHLDLDKQALRVRRNRLRPKYEHGCGGKPCGKKAGYCSQRKQTNDDTDDTKSAAGRRVIGLPASVVQLLLEHKEVQGTERRRAAQLWQEGGWVFASPTGRPLNPNTDYHEWKRLIKDAGVRDGRLHDARHTAATVLMLLGIQERAAMDVMAEPKQS, encoded by the coding sequence ATGGGGACGCGTAAGCCGAACGGCGCATCGAGCATTTACAAGGGTCGCGACGGCAAATGGCACGGCCGAGTCACTATGGGCGTCCGCGACGACGGCAAGCCCGACCGTCGGCACGTCGAACGGAAGACTGAGGCCGAGGTCACCCGCGAGGTTCGGAAGCTGGAGCGGGAGCGCGACTCTGGCCGGGTGCGGAAGGCCGGCTCCTCGTGGACTGTCGAGAAGTGGTTGACGTACTGGGTTGAGAACATCGCCGCCCCGTCGGTCAAGGCCAACACGACCGCTGGCTATCGCGTCGCGGTGAACGTCCATCTGATTCCTGGCATTGGAGCGCATCGACTGGAGAAGCTAACACCTGAACACATTGAGAAGCTGACCCAGAAGATGCAGAAGAACGGCAGCAAGCCTGCCACAGCTCACCAGGCGTTCCGGACGTTGCGGACCGCGCTGAACGAAGCGATGCGCCGAGGGCATCTCACCCAGAATCCCGCGAGCCTCGCCAAGTCACCTCGGCTCACAGTCATCGAGGTCGAGCCGTATTCGGTGGCCGAGGTGCAACGCATTCTTGAGGCGGCCGGAGATCGCCGGAACAGCGCCCGGTGGGCAATCGCGCTGGCGCTCGGCCTACGCCAGGGCGAAGCGCTCGGCCTGAAGTGGGATCACCTCGACCTCGACAAACAGGCGCTGCGCGTACGCCGGAACCGGCTGCGACCGAAATACGAGCACGGATGCGGCGGCAAGCCGTGCGGCAAGAAGGCCGGTTACTGCTCCCAGCGAAAGCAGACGAACGACGACACGGACGACACGAAATCGGCTGCCGGCCGCCGCGTGATCGGCCTACCTGCGAGCGTCGTGCAGCTCTTGCTGGAGCACAAGGAGGTACAGGGCACTGAACGTCGGCGAGCCGCCCAGCTCTGGCAGGAAGGTGGTTGGGTGTTCGCTTCACCGACCGGCCGCCCGCTCAACCCGAACACCGACTATCACGAATGGAAAAGGCTAATCAAGGACGCGGGTGTCCGGGACGGCCGACTTCACGACGCGCGGCACACGGCTGCAACTGTTCTGATGCTCCTCGGCATTCAGGAACGCGCTGCCATGGATGTGATGGCAGAGCCAAAGCAAAGTTAG
- a CDS encoding transposase family protein, translating into MAVLYANRRLPERPLVPVSHAVADVVMNKASQADLGRVTALAAVFAPVKDPRKPKGVRHPLTAVLTVLTMALLCGARDFRQAADRVAELPQPLLGAAGARTHPVLHPDPARP; encoded by the coding sequence ATGGCGGTTCTCTACGCCAACCGTCGTCTACCAGAAAGGCCGCTCGTGCCAGTCTCGCATGCGGTCGCCGATGTCGTCATGAACAAGGCCAGCCAGGCCGACCTCGGCCGGGTAACCGCGCTGGCCGCGGTGTTCGCGCCGGTCAAAGATCCGCGTAAGCCCAAGGGCGTGCGGCATCCTCTCACCGCGGTACTGACGGTGCTGACCATGGCACTGCTGTGCGGGGCACGTGATTTCCGGCAAGCCGCCGACCGGGTCGCGGAACTCCCGCAACCCCTGCTCGGCGCAGCGGGCGCCCGCACGCACCCCGTCCTGCATCCGGATCCCGCCCGGCCGTGA
- a CDS encoding ISAs1 family transposase, with amino-acid sequence MISGKPPTGSRNSRNPCSAQRAPARTPSCIRIPPGRDTLRRLAEAVDAAVLDRLICAWLTTLLEVRTGVGLALDGKTVRNTRPGTGVDVQLFSAMRHDTAVVIAQVQVPADTTEVTQIAALLDPVDITGMTITADAAHPSHDTATYLLKRDAGYAFTVKGNRPGLLTAITDRLPAAVPALAAATHTEHRNGHRVTRTIWTAPADGVDFPGAVQVFRIRRDTYAPDGQRVSKHLLHGITSLTCTATEIAAHVRSHWGIENKIHWIRDVLLGEDHHHAYLGTVAHAMAALRNLALALIRLAGHTRIKQLMERHHANKMLIPTLLNAAIR; translated from the coding sequence GTGATTTCCGGCAAGCCGCCGACCGGGTCGCGGAACTCCCGCAACCCCTGCTCGGCGCAGCGGGCGCCCGCACGCACCCCGTCCTGCATCCGGATCCCGCCCGGCCGTGACACCCTGCGCCGGCTGGCCGAGGCCGTCGACGCCGCGGTCTTGGACCGGCTGATCTGCGCCTGGCTGACCACCCTGCTCGAGGTTCGCACCGGTGTCGGGCTGGCCCTGGACGGCAAGACCGTCCGCAACACCCGCCCCGGCACCGGCGTGGACGTGCAACTGTTCTCCGCGATGCGCCACGACACCGCCGTGGTCATCGCCCAGGTCCAGGTCCCGGCCGACACCACCGAAGTCACCCAGATCGCCGCCCTGCTCGACCCGGTCGACATCACCGGCATGACGATCACCGCCGACGCCGCCCATCCCAGCCACGACACCGCCACCTACCTACTCAAGCGCGATGCCGGTTACGCCTTCACCGTCAAAGGCAACCGGCCCGGCCTGCTCACCGCGATCACTGACCGGCTGCCCGCAGCCGTCCCCGCTCTGGCTGCCGCAACGCACACCGAGCACCGAAACGGCCACCGGGTCACCCGCACCATCTGGACCGCACCCGCCGACGGCGTGGACTTCCCCGGCGCGGTCCAGGTCTTCCGGATCCGCCGCGACACCTACGCCCCCGACGGCCAACGCGTCAGCAAACACCTCCTGCACGGCATCACCAGCCTGACCTGCACCGCAACCGAGATCGCCGCTCACGTCCGCAGCCACTGGGGAATCGAAAACAAGATCCACTGGATCCGCGACGTCCTGCTCGGCGAAGACCACCACCACGCCTACCTCGGCACCGTCGCCCACGCCATGGCCGCCCTGCGCAACCTCGCCCTCGCCCTGATCCGCCTCGCCGGGCACACCCGAATCAAACAGCTCATGGAACGGCATCACGCCAACAAGATGCTCATCCCGACGCTACTCAACGCAGCCATCCGATAA
- a CDS encoding DUF6414 family protein — protein sequence MYLDDVSVFSLITSRVGAIADQFTETQTDSLKGEIQTTGGVTAGVAKGEIKSKTEGTVTHSSQVLRKATVQATFKDLYELESSRLVIQPMATSVDPPKVRTVAEIIEGAGRTAFEGWVFSPGDWSRGAMAELRVELAADPIYKMSAAFDSFVELVKESPEMFPGLEDDLQEPLAINRLLQRMLVDLIPVRARALDYVAIENSGKVLLIHRKIADQIAGGGGAFQPLYIVGVTEQRLYWKDIRQVLYGNSTFNILCRVTDDSLKESWTPVKMVDVLGGVAPDLADAIREFGLLASGFLSGAYNAATNQEQLQSEHMIEALQKYSSLLVSASGSSLTVEAEAEIAAKAVSLGDSYASHESRRSAFEDIRNLVQRATATELDSSEAAKLRTAALVQAGFSIDGQFQAPPPKPLTPAEPLGRHMNVEMVAIYW from the coding sequence GTGTATCTCGACGACGTCAGCGTTTTTAGCCTAATCACATCAAGGGTCGGAGCTATCGCAGATCAATTCACAGAGACTCAGACCGACTCGCTCAAGGGCGAAATCCAGACCACCGGCGGCGTCACCGCCGGCGTGGCGAAGGGGGAAATTAAGTCAAAGACAGAAGGAACGGTCACCCACAGCTCGCAAGTTCTTCGAAAAGCAACTGTCCAAGCTACCTTCAAGGACCTGTACGAGCTTGAGAGTTCTCGGCTTGTGATCCAACCAATGGCGACTAGCGTCGACCCTCCAAAGGTACGAACAGTTGCAGAAATAATTGAGGGCGCCGGGAGAACCGCTTTCGAGGGCTGGGTATTCAGCCCCGGGGACTGGAGCCGTGGCGCGATGGCAGAGTTGCGAGTGGAACTCGCTGCAGACCCCATTTACAAAATGAGTGCAGCCTTCGACTCATTCGTGGAGCTCGTCAAAGAAAGCCCAGAGATGTTCCCGGGCCTTGAAGATGACCTTCAAGAGCCGCTAGCCATTAACCGCTTGCTTCAGCGCATGCTAGTAGATCTCATTCCTGTACGCGCCCGAGCGCTCGACTATGTGGCCATTGAAAATTCCGGCAAGGTACTTCTCATCCACCGGAAGATCGCTGATCAAATCGCCGGAGGTGGCGGCGCGTTTCAACCCTTGTATATTGTAGGGGTAACAGAACAGCGGCTATACTGGAAAGACATTAGGCAAGTCCTATACGGGAACTCTACATTCAATATCCTGTGTCGAGTTACGGATGATTCACTCAAAGAATCCTGGACGCCGGTCAAAATGGTTGATGTTCTGGGTGGAGTTGCACCCGATCTCGCAGACGCGATCAGGGAATTCGGCCTTCTAGCCTCGGGATTCCTCTCCGGCGCTTACAATGCGGCCACTAATCAGGAACAGCTCCAGTCCGAGCATATGATAGAAGCGCTGCAGAAATACTCCAGCCTGCTTGTATCGGCTAGTGGATCATCACTGACTGTCGAAGCTGAGGCGGAGATAGCAGCGAAAGCAGTCAGTCTCGGCGATTCGTACGCAAGTCACGAAAGCCGACGCTCAGCCTTTGAGGACATCCGGAATCTGGTGCAACGAGCGACAGCCACGGAACTGGATTCCAGCGAAGCTGCGAAACTCCGCACAGCGGCATTGGTCCAGGCTGGATTCTCCATCGATGGACAATTCCAGGCGCCTCCTCCAAAGCCGTTAACGCCAGCCGAGCCCCTCGGGCGTCACATGAATGTCGAGATGGTCGCCATCTACTGGTAG
- a CDS encoding ATP-binding protein, producing the protein MTGSINFSPYGVPARVVKLADNGKTVYFATNTGTAWATSDRVFDLESGDTVLIFENNIEKAPPEIWREDHLVGVVKIKNPDKTVVEQSGTNRLIPTVNDPKYAVGNTVEFTPLGGVIQVISNSPIRFLDNEGINDDDVEPFIQGADMGLDFEDFGGLPQVMRRARELIEVPLQHGDALKKIGAKAIKGVLFTGAPGTGKTMLARIIANKAGATFYQISGPEIVSKWYGQSEQLLRKIFEHADRQDRAIIFFDEIDSVATQRSEDAHEASRRIVAQLLTLMDGFSPKANVMVIATTNRPQDIDSALRRPGRFDWELEFPLPSESDRDAMLRASARKLTIEEPLPYSNIASRSDKWSAAELAAIWSEAALLAVTDRRKTIIAEDLIGGFERVNESKRRQRKNSTPDSEAK; encoded by the coding sequence GTGACCGGCTCCATCAACTTCAGCCCCTACGGGGTTCCCGCCCGCGTCGTCAAACTGGCCGACAACGGCAAAACGGTGTACTTCGCTACAAACACGGGAACCGCATGGGCTACCAGCGACAGGGTGTTCGATCTCGAATCGGGCGACACGGTCCTGATCTTCGAGAACAACATCGAGAAGGCACCTCCAGAGATCTGGCGCGAGGACCACCTCGTCGGAGTCGTCAAAATCAAGAACCCAGACAAAACTGTTGTCGAGCAATCCGGGACGAACCGCCTTATACCAACGGTCAATGATCCCAAGTACGCTGTGGGAAATACCGTGGAGTTCACGCCGCTCGGCGGGGTCATCCAGGTCATTTCCAACAGCCCAATCAGGTTCTTGGACAATGAGGGCATCAATGACGATGATGTCGAGCCCTTCATTCAAGGCGCCGACATGGGCCTCGATTTTGAAGACTTCGGCGGATTGCCGCAAGTTATGCGCCGAGCGCGCGAGTTGATCGAGGTTCCACTGCAGCACGGGGACGCCCTAAAGAAGATTGGCGCCAAAGCGATAAAGGGAGTGCTCTTCACTGGAGCACCCGGAACGGGTAAGACCATGCTTGCACGGATTATCGCCAATAAGGCGGGCGCAACTTTTTACCAAATTAGCGGTCCTGAGATCGTCAGCAAATGGTACGGTCAAAGCGAACAGTTGCTACGAAAGATATTCGAGCATGCCGACAGGCAAGACCGGGCCATCATCTTCTTCGACGAAATAGACAGTGTCGCAACTCAAAGGTCCGAGGACGCGCATGAGGCTTCACGGCGAATCGTCGCTCAACTGCTCACCTTAATGGACGGATTCTCGCCTAAGGCCAACGTCATGGTAATCGCAACTACAAACCGCCCGCAGGATATTGACTCGGCTTTGCGTCGACCGGGTCGATTCGATTGGGAGCTGGAATTTCCACTCCCCAGCGAATCTGACCGCGATGCAATGTTGCGGGCATCTGCAAGAAAGCTCACCATCGAGGAACCGCTCCCATATTCTAATATTGCGAGTAGATCAGATAAATGGTCTGCTGCGGAGCTTGCAGCAATTTGGAGTGAGGCTGCGCTGTTGGCGGTGACGGACCGGCGAAAAACGATTATCGCAGAGGACTTAATCGGCGGTTTTGAACGCGTCAACGAATCCAAGCGACGGCAAAGGAAGAACTCTACGCCGGACAGCGAGGCGAAATGA
- a CDS encoding DNA polymerase III subunit gamma and tau yields MALALYRKYRPRTFAEVIGQEHVTEPLSQALRSGRLHHAYLFSGPRGCGKTSSARILARSLNCEQGPTPEPCGVCASCRSLANDGAGSIDVIEIDAASHGGVDDARELREKAFFAPASSRYKIYVIDEAHMVSSAGFNALLKLVEEPPEYVKFIFATTEPEKVLGTIRSRTHHYPFRLIPPAVLRPYLQQLTEAEGVQVEPAVFPLVVRAGGGSARDTLSVLDQLIAGAGPDGVSYARAIALLGVTDVTLIDEMCDAIAAGDGAAAYSTIDRVAEAGHDPRRFASDLLERFRDLIVLQQVPDAVAKGLIDGPADQLEAMGAQAARLGPATLSRCADIVHNGLVDMRGTTAPRLLLELITARMLLPGAEDSTGALLQRLERVERRFALGGEPLTLPEGAPVSAAPSSAALGPSSGGGAPVGSAPVSGAPAVGTPASGADGSAGRSAARAAAMAAARRAGGGGSGGRPAAGQAQASAVGATPAPAASASVAAASSAPDSSAPDSSAPVSAPQAGAAPGSAATAPVSAALGGAASAVSVPSVPDGVVPARGVSAAAASAGSDGTDWNDVADGGAAGGNGNAAAVAEPEYDEPPWDDEPEPDEPQSGAGRPASGPTVQGTPQPAGSRPDEPGRRPVEDAAAGPSESMVGHTPAQPEPAPEPSESAGPVAAAPRRREPAGVLPDAPEEPAAAAMEAAVPGPLTAQAVRQVWGEVLDEVKKQPRGVVLRAMVADATVREVEGQTLFLTVPSSTHAQRISQEPALPNALYEVLGGRWEVRCEVAGPGGGGSASSGPSRSGPSGGGAARGRNQNAPGQRTEGGGRRQNSPTPIRSGAADAAGDRPGAADAAGGRPGAASAGVAPSAAAPAGAAQRATQPAAAGRAPHTQRRQADSPTSAGDDDWPEPVRPGGLSATPVAAIEEDDDEDWPEVRPIPTSPPPRASEPEAPGATRLASDGGIGRVTGEAADSGGSGAAGTAPAASTSGGWSADGGGETEAAFTGGPVGAGASHSADEREPDGVAAGGLSVNSVSGPGYADQGSNEGGGPATSGRVNAPENGIPEISVIDRFDAGSNTDRGAEPDGGMPGPAGDMPGRDGGGPGSGGGASGRGGDTPGSGGGVPGRDGGGPGSGGGASGRGGDTPGSGGGVPGRDGGGPGSGGGAPGRDAGTPGPGGGMPGRDDGRPGSGGGAPGRDGGMPGSGGGVPGRDVGGATATPGVDASTGGAAGGSAAVAAARAAAARAAARAAAAGGGSAASMGGSAGGAVSGTGSASGSAASSGGPAAGRAAGAVRGAGGGLAAARAAAAGARGAAGARQSGKGDAWADGSPTEEAPYDPEFDGPPKARGGYEGFDPGDEPLDDVIDEKTARESSEQQAMRLLQEAFGAEKIGES; encoded by the coding sequence GTGGCACTCGCGCTTTACCGCAAGTACCGGCCGCGCACGTTCGCGGAGGTCATCGGACAGGAGCACGTCACCGAGCCGTTGTCGCAGGCTCTGCGCAGCGGCCGGCTGCACCATGCCTATCTCTTCTCCGGCCCGCGCGGCTGCGGCAAGACGTCAAGCGCGCGCATCCTGGCCCGCTCGCTCAACTGCGAGCAGGGCCCCACACCCGAGCCGTGCGGGGTGTGCGCCTCGTGCCGGTCTCTGGCCAACGACGGCGCCGGTTCGATCGACGTCATCGAGATCGACGCGGCCAGCCACGGCGGTGTCGACGACGCCCGCGAGCTACGGGAAAAGGCGTTCTTCGCCCCGGCCAGCAGCCGCTACAAGATCTACGTGATCGACGAGGCGCACATGGTCTCGTCGGCCGGTTTCAACGCGCTGCTCAAGCTCGTGGAGGAACCGCCGGAGTACGTGAAGTTCATCTTCGCGACCACCGAGCCGGAAAAGGTGCTCGGTACCATCCGGTCGCGCACCCACCACTACCCGTTCCGGCTGATCCCGCCGGCCGTGCTGCGGCCCTACCTGCAGCAGCTCACCGAGGCCGAGGGGGTGCAGGTCGAGCCGGCCGTGTTCCCGCTCGTGGTGCGGGCCGGCGGTGGCAGCGCACGCGACACGCTGTCGGTGCTCGACCAGCTGATCGCTGGGGCCGGGCCCGACGGGGTCAGCTACGCGCGGGCGATCGCCCTGCTCGGCGTCACCGACGTCACGCTGATCGACGAGATGTGCGACGCGATCGCGGCCGGCGACGGCGCGGCGGCCTACTCGACGATCGACCGGGTCGCCGAGGCCGGTCATGACCCGCGGCGGTTCGCGTCCGACCTGCTCGAACGTTTCCGCGACCTGATCGTGCTGCAGCAGGTGCCCGACGCGGTGGCCAAGGGCCTGATCGACGGCCCGGCCGACCAGCTTGAGGCGATGGGCGCCCAAGCGGCCCGCCTCGGCCCGGCCACCCTGTCACGCTGCGCCGATATCGTGCACAACGGCCTGGTCGACATGCGCGGCACCACCGCGCCGCGGCTCCTGCTCGAGCTGATCACCGCCCGCATGCTGCTGCCCGGCGCCGAAGACTCGACGGGGGCGTTGCTGCAGCGTCTCGAACGCGTGGAGCGACGGTTCGCGCTGGGCGGGGAGCCGCTGACGTTGCCCGAGGGCGCGCCGGTGTCGGCCGCTCCGTCGTCGGCTGCTTTGGGCCCTTCGAGCGGCGGCGGTGCCCCGGTTGGCAGTGCCCCGGTTAGCGGCGCCCCGGCCGTCGGTACACCAGCGTCCGGCGCGGACGGCAGTGCGGGGCGGTCGGCTGCTCGGGCTGCGGCCATGGCGGCCGCCCGGCGGGCCGGTGGCGGCGGCAGTGGTGGTCGTCCGGCCGCCGGTCAGGCGCAGGCCTCCGCAGTTGGTGCGACGCCTGCCCCAGCCGCTTCTGCCTCCGTCGCGGCTGCTTCCTCCGCGCCCGATTCCTCCGCGCCCGATTCCTCCGCGCCCGTCTCCGCGCCCCAGGCCGGCGCGGCGCCGGGTAGTGCTGCCACCGCTCCTGTCTCGGCGGCTCTGGGCGGAGCGGCGTCGGCTGTGTCCGTTCCCTCGGTTCCGGATGGCGTTGTCCCTGCGCGTGGCGTGTCTGCCGCAGCGGCGTCGGCGGGCTCCGACGGCACGGACTGGAATGACGTGGCCGACGGGGGTGCTGCCGGCGGGAATGGGAACGCCGCCGCAGTCGCCGAGCCGGAGTATGACGAGCCGCCGTGGGACGACGAGCCGGAACCGGACGAGCCGCAGTCCGGCGCAGGGCGGCCGGCATCCGGGCCGACTGTCCAGGGGACACCGCAGCCTGCCGGTTCCCGCCCCGACGAGCCCGGACGACGGCCGGTCGAGGACGCGGCCGCCGGGCCATCCGAGTCGATGGTCGGTCACACCCCGGCACAGCCTGAACCTGCCCCTGAGCCGAGCGAATCCGCGGGGCCGGTTGCCGCAGCTCCGCGACGACGGGAACCGGCTGGTGTCCTGCCAGACGCGCCGGAAGAGCCGGCGGCCGCCGCGATGGAGGCGGCTGTGCCGGGGCCGTTGACGGCGCAGGCTGTGCGGCAGGTGTGGGGTGAGGTGCTCGACGAGGTGAAAAAGCAGCCTCGGGGCGTCGTTCTGCGGGCGATGGTGGCTGACGCGACGGTGCGCGAGGTTGAGGGCCAGACGCTGTTCCTCACCGTGCCCTCGTCGACCCATGCCCAGCGGATCAGCCAGGAGCCGGCGCTGCCGAACGCGCTGTACGAGGTGCTCGGCGGGCGCTGGGAGGTCCGTTGCGAGGTCGCCGGGCCGGGCGGCGGGGGGTCGGCCTCCTCGGGTCCGAGCCGGAGTGGCCCCTCCGGCGGCGGCGCGGCGCGTGGACGGAACCAGAACGCGCCCGGTCAGCGCACCGAGGGCGGCGGCCGGCGGCAGAACAGCCCGACCCCAATTCGATCGGGCGCGGCCGACGCAGCAGGGGACCGACCGGGCGCGGCCGACGCAGCCGGGGGCCGACCGGGCGCGGCTTCCGCGGGCGTGGCTCCTTCAGCTGCGGCTCCCGCGGGGGCAGCTCAGCGGGCGACGCAACCCGCGGCTGCGGGCCGGGCGCCGCACACCCAGCGGCGGCAGGCCGACAGCCCCACGTCAGCAGGCGACGACGACTGGCCGGAGCCGGTACGCCCGGGCGGCCTGTCCGCGACACCCGTCGCCGCGATAGAAGAGGACGACGACGAGGACTGGCCGGAGGTGCGCCCGATCCCGACCAGTCCTCCGCCCCGCGCCTCGGAACCGGAAGCCCCGGGCGCGACCCGGCTCGCCTCCGACGGCGGGATCGGTCGCGTAACCGGTGAGGCGGCGGACAGCGGCGGTTCCGGTGCGGCCGGGACCGCCCCGGCAGCTTCCACGTCCGGGGGATGGAGCGCGGACGGAGGTGGCGAGACCGAAGCGGCGTTCACTGGCGGTCCGGTCGGCGCAGGCGCAAGCCACAGTGCAGACGAGCGAGAGCCTGACGGCGTCGCGGCGGGTGGACTTTCCGTGAATAGCGTTTCCGGGCCTGGCTATGCGGATCAGGGCAGCAACGAGGGGGGCGGTCCGGCGACATCAGGTCGGGTGAACGCTCCTGAGAATGGGATACCGGAAATTTCCGTTATCGACCGATTCGATGCAGGTTCGAACACTGACCGAGGGGCCGAGCCAGACGGCGGCATGCCCGGACCAGCCGGTGATATGCCTGGGCGAGACGGGGGCGGGCCCGGGTCGGGTGGTGGCGCGTCTGGGCGAGGCGGTGACACGCCCGGATCTGGTGGTGGCGTGCCTGGGCGAGACGGGGGCGGCCCCGGGTCGGGTGGTGGCGCGTCTGGGCGAGGCGGTGACACGCCGGGATCTGGTGGTGGCGTGCCTGGGCGAGACGGGGGCGGCCCCGGGTCGGGTGGTGGCGCGCCTGGGCGAGACGCGGGCACGCCCGGACCAGGCGGTGGCATGCCCGGGCGAGACGATGGCAGGCCCGGGTCGGGTGGTGGCGCGCCTGGGCGAGACGGCGGCATGCCCGGGTCAGGGGGCGGCGTGCCTGGGCGAGATGTGGGCGGCGCGACGGCAACGCCTGGTGTGGACGCGTCGACCGGCGGAGCGGCTGGGGGGAGTGCGGCCGTTGCCGCCGCGCGGGCGGCTGCGGCTCGAGCTGCGGCGCGGGCGGCTGCTGCGGGCGGCGGCAGCGCGGCGAGCATGGGCGGTTCAGCAGGCGGCGCCGTCTCCGGCACCGGGTCGGCGAGTGGCAGTGCGGCGTCGAGTGGCGGCCCGGCCGCCGGCCGTGCGGCCGGGGCAGTGCGTGGTGCTGGAGGCGGGCTTGCGGCGGCTCGGGCCGCGGCGGCGGGCGCTCGGGGCGCTGCGGGGGCTCGGCAGAGCGGCAAAGGCGACGCCTGGGCGGACGGTTCGCCGACGGAAGAGGCACCTTACGACCCGGAGTTCGACGGCCCGCCGAAGGCTCGGGGCGGGTATGAGGGCTTCGACCCCGGGGACGAGCCGCTGGACGACGTGATCGACGAGAAGACGGCTCGTGAGAGCAGCGAGCAGCAGGCAATGCGCCTGTTGCAGGAGGCGTTCGGGGCCGAGAAGATCGGGGAGAGCTGA
- a CDS encoding YbaB/EbfC family nucleoid-associated protein, whose protein sequence is MQQIMKQAQKMQQQVAQAQAELAAAELTGTAGGGLVTVTVTGLGEYKSVKIDPKAVDPEDVETLEDLVLAAIHNAAEAQRELTEEKMGPATGGLSLPGF, encoded by the coding sequence ATGCAGCAGATCATGAAGCAGGCGCAGAAGATGCAGCAGCAGGTTGCGCAGGCTCAGGCTGAGCTGGCCGCGGCCGAGCTGACCGGCACCGCGGGTGGTGGCCTGGTCACGGTGACCGTGACGGGGCTCGGGGAGTACAAGTCGGTGAAGATCGACCCGAAGGCCGTGGACCCGGAGGATGTCGAGACCCTGGAAGACCTGGTGCTCGCGGCGATTCACAACGCGGCCGAGGCGCAGCGGGAGCTCACCGAGGAAAAGATGGGGCCGGCCACCGGTGGTCTGTCCCTGCCCGGGTTCTGA
- the recR gene encoding recombination mediator RecR gives MYEGAIQDLIDELGRLPGVGPKSAQRIAFYVLSADPADVNRLSTALRKVKELVRFCTTCFNVAESEQCRICRDPRRTNEVLCVVEEPKDVVAIERTGEFRGRYHVLGGAINPLEGIGPDNLRIRELLQRLGTGEVKELILATDPNTEGEATATYLAIMVKPMGISVTRLASGLPVGGDLEYADEITLGRAFEGRRAV, from the coding sequence GTGTACGAGGGCGCCATCCAGGATCTGATCGACGAGCTGGGGCGGCTGCCGGGTGTCGGCCCGAAGAGCGCCCAGCGGATCGCTTTCTACGTGTTGTCGGCGGATCCGGCCGACGTCAACCGGTTGTCCACGGCGCTGCGCAAGGTCAAGGAGCTGGTGCGGTTCTGCACGACCTGCTTCAACGTGGCCGAGTCGGAGCAGTGCCGGATCTGCCGCGATCCGCGCCGCACCAACGAGGTGTTGTGTGTGGTCGAGGAGCCCAAGGACGTGGTGGCGATCGAGCGGACCGGCGAGTTCCGGGGCCGCTATCACGTGCTGGGCGGGGCCATCAATCCGCTTGAGGGCATCGGCCCGGACAACCTGCGCATCCGTGAGCTTCTGCAGCGGCTCGGCACGGGCGAGGTCAAGGAGCTGATCCTCGCCACCGATCCGAACACGGAGGGTGAGGCAACCGCCACGTATCTCGCCATCATGGTCAAGCCGATGGGGATCTCCGTCACTCGACTGGCAAGTGGTCTGCCGGTCGGTGGTGACCTTGAGTATGCGGACGAGATCACTCTGGGTCGCGCCTTTGAGGGGCGGCGCGCCGTTTAG